Proteins encoded within one genomic window of Brassica rapa cultivar Chiifu-401-42 chromosome A09, CAAS_Brap_v3.01, whole genome shotgun sequence:
- the LOC103843769 gene encoding WAT1-related protein At1g01070-like, with the protein MSEETQSVKVIGQWSPIIVMVITNIAMGSVNALVKKALDVGVNHMVIGAYRMAISAFILAPFAYILDRKTRPKLTFRLFIDHFFSGLLGASLMQFFFLLGLSYTSATVSCALVSMLPAVTFALALVFRIEKVKNLKTKGGKLKVLGTLICISGALFLTFYKGPQISNPHSHREALHHNNNDQDKTNNWLLGCLYLTIGTTLLSLWMLFQGTLSIKYPCKYSSTCLMSVFAAFQCALLSLYKGRDVKDWVIDDRFVIIVVVYAGVVGQAMSTVATIWGIKKLGAVFASTFTPIGLISATLFDFLILHTPLYLGSVIGSVVAVMGLYVFLWGKNNETETSTTLPPQMDNEEQNTNISNNSSNV; encoded by the exons atgagtGAAGAGACGCAAAGCGTGAAAGTAATCGGGCAATGGTCACCGATTATAGTAATGGTGATAACTAACATAGCGATGGGTTCAGTGAATGCACTTGTCAAGAAAGCTCTTGATGTTGGTGTGAACCATATGGTCATTGGTGCTTATCGAATGGCTATTTCCGCTTTCATTCTAGCTCCATTCGCCTATATCTTGGACAG GAAAACAAGACCGAAGCTAACGTTTAGGCTATTCATCGATCATTTCTTCAGTGGTCTGCTCGG GGCAAGTTTGATgcaatttttctttttgcttgGTCTATCGTATACGTCAGCAACTGTTTCGTGTGCTTTGGTAAGCATGTTGCCTGCAGTCACTTTCGCTTTGGCCCTTGTTTTCAG GATTGAAAAAGTAAAGAATCTAAAGACCAAAGGAGGAAAATTGAAGGTGCTGGGAACTCTAATATGCATAAGTGGGGCTTTGTTCTTAACATTCTACAAAGGCCCTCAAATATCAAACCCTCACTCTCACCGAGAGGCTCTTCACCACAACAACAATGATCAAGACAAAACCAATAACTGGCTTCTTGGATGTCTTTATTTAACCATAGGAACCACGTTGCTGTCTCTATGGATGTTGTTTCAAGGGACTTTAAGCATTAAGTACCCTTGTAAATACTCGAGCACCTGTCTCATGTCGGTTTTTGCGGCGTTCCAATGTGCTCTATTGAGCCTTTACAAGGGCAGAGACGTTAAAGACTGGGTTATCGATGATCGATTCGTGATTATTGTCGTCGTATACGCT GGAGTAGTAGGGCAAGCCATGTCGACGGTAGCAACAATATGGGGGATAAAGAAATTGGGAGCTGTTTTCGCATCAACGTTTACTCCAATCGGTCTTATCTCAGCTACTCTATTCGATTTCCTCATCTTACACACTCCTTTATACCTCGGCAG TGTAATTGGATCAGTAGTGGCAGTAATGGGTCTCTACGTGTTCTTGTGGGGTAAGAACAACGAAACGGAAACATCAACTACATTGCCTCCTCAGATGGATAACGAAGAACAAAATACTAATATTTCAAATAACAGTTCTAATGTTTAA